Proteins found in one Thermoplasmata archaeon genomic segment:
- a CDS encoding glycosyltransferase family 4 protein produces MAGEREIIIRSLQSAGRRYRAIPFLYPALERILRRERVAHIHRSIEYADVLGSRPTLLPWIFTLHGLGFEEHWGHDPAMIHVLRDYNEAALRVVQAAPRATVVARWLRDYVFERTGVSPAVTPPGIDLGEFARSNADGFLRKSGLPPGFVLWVGRLVHEKGLDTFVNLAARIPDRAFVVLTDRPRSEAEREVKGLWPKNLHYLDSVPRPLVVSAFHGCSIHVSTSRYESASTTLPEAMACGKAVVGPDLYGPREIIGDSQGGFLYDPASPDDLERQVLRALDHPELGQRGQAFVREHRDWRKLALFFDREYEELAGER; encoded by the coding sequence GTGGCCGGCGAGAGGGAGATCATCATCCGGAGCCTGCAATCGGCGGGCCGCCGTTATCGGGCAATCCCATTCCTCTATCCCGCCCTCGAGCGCATCCTACGGCGCGAACGGGTGGCGCACATCCATCGGTCCATCGAGTATGCGGACGTCCTCGGCTCGCGGCCAACCTTGCTCCCCTGGATCTTCACCCTCCATGGACTCGGCTTCGAGGAGCATTGGGGCCATGACCCGGCGATGATCCACGTGCTCCGCGACTACAACGAAGCCGCGCTTCGTGTCGTCCAGGCGGCTCCGCGCGCGACCGTCGTTGCGCGGTGGCTCCGAGATTACGTGTTCGAGCGGACCGGCGTCTCACCGGCCGTCACGCCGCCCGGGATCGATCTCGGCGAGTTCGCCCGCTCCAATGCGGATGGGTTCCTTCGGAAGAGTGGTCTCCCGCCTGGGTTCGTTCTGTGGGTGGGGAGGCTCGTGCACGAGAAAGGTTTGGACACCTTCGTGAACCTCGCGGCGCGGATTCCGGACCGGGCGTTCGTGGTCCTCACGGACCGCCCGCGATCCGAGGCCGAGCGGGAGGTGAAGGGCCTCTGGCCCAAGAATCTTCATTACCTCGATTCCGTGCCGCGACCCCTCGTCGTTTCTGCCTTCCACGGATGCTCGATCCACGTGAGTACGAGCCGTTACGAGTCGGCGTCGACCACGCTCCCGGAGGCGATGGCGTGCGGGAAGGCGGTCGTGGGCCCGGACCTCTACGGACCCCGCGAGATCATCGGCGATTCCCAGGGCGGTTTTCTCTATGACCCCGCGTCCCCGGACGACTTGGAGCGGCAGGTCCTCAGGGCCTTGGACCACCCGGAGCTCGGGCAGCGTGGACAGGCCTTTGTGCGCGAGCACCGGGACTGGAGGAAGCTCGCTCTCTTCTTCGATCGTGAGTACGAGGAGCTCGCGGGCGAACGCTGA
- a CDS encoding glycosyltransferase family 4 protein, which yields MEVFSGQLAEALGGARIYTPSAVPERTESALAHVGLELPLRAAEPARTLRHTWRTEPYELVISNGLCGWPLALAPVPSPMVEIYHITLAGFARKALQRRSDRFTTERVGGFFDRLAGAGKTVVCVSESVRREVSALYGHRSSVLPNGVDVAQFHRGDRDDAREQLTLPRDARIALYVGRPEYAKGFDRVQELARAMKDVLFVSVSGSAPGPENLRCYTNVPHDRMPLFYTAADVFLLPSRYEGFNLSLLEALACELPVVTSAAAYPFDRAAKPLANVVEPVATDGLAQAAREAMDRGPRMDLRGRIVHEYSMDAFRTRWVDFVRQRVDGAKPDD from the coding sequence GTGGAGGTATTCAGCGGACAGCTCGCCGAGGCGCTGGGTGGGGCGCGAATCTACACGCCTTCCGCGGTTCCGGAGAGGACCGAATCCGCGTTGGCCCACGTCGGCCTCGAGCTGCCGCTTCGGGCCGCGGAGCCGGCGCGGACACTCCGGCATACCTGGCGGACGGAGCCCTACGAGCTCGTCATCTCCAACGGGCTGTGCGGGTGGCCGTTGGCCTTGGCTCCCGTCCCCAGCCCCATGGTCGAGATCTATCACATCACGCTCGCCGGATTCGCTCGGAAGGCGCTGCAGCGACGTAGCGACCGGTTCACCACAGAACGCGTAGGTGGATTCTTCGACCGGCTTGCGGGCGCAGGGAAGACCGTCGTTTGCGTGAGCGAGTCCGTCCGGCGGGAGGTTTCCGCGCTGTACGGCCATCGGTCCTCCGTTCTGCCCAACGGAGTGGACGTCGCTCAGTTCCACCGAGGGGACCGGGACGACGCCCGGGAGCAACTCACGCTCCCCCGCGACGCCCGGATCGCCCTCTACGTGGGCCGCCCGGAGTACGCCAAAGGATTCGATCGAGTCCAGGAGCTCGCCCGCGCCATGAAGGACGTCCTCTTCGTTTCCGTATCCGGATCGGCTCCAGGACCCGAGAACCTCAGATGCTACACGAACGTGCCCCACGACCGGATGCCGCTCTTCTACACGGCCGCGGACGTCTTCCTGCTCCCATCCCGGTACGAGGGGTTCAACCTCTCCCTCCTGGAAGCGTTGGCGTGCGAACTCCCTGTCGTCACGAGCGCCGCGGCGTACCCCTTCGACCGAGCCGCGAAACCCCTCGCCAACGTGGTCGAGCCCGTGGCGACGGATGGACTGGCGCAGGCCGCTCGCGAGGCGATGGACCGTGGTCCGAGGATGGACCTTCGCGGCCGCATTGTCCATGAGTACTCCATGGACGCGTTTCGAACGCGCTGGGTGGACTTCGTCCGGCAACGGGTCGACGGAGCCAAGCCTGACGACTGA
- a CDS encoding DUF1616 domain-containing protein: protein MRLQFQARPADLYGVFAYTLVVSAGLLLTGGPNPLGLALVFVIPGYLAMAALLPRADQGDWTLRIGLSVGLSLALLAFLGLALNFTPWGISFTSVTLADLGLSVGLGLLAYGRRMAVPVAERMGVALDGHAARWKEYSLLEKGLTVLLVIILAIMVPLLAVSLTQPRPTPSFTELYLLGPAGNFSAYPWVLNVSQPATAVVGVSNHEGASVGYTLRVDLLGVQKHYNATAGVNETVVVNQTTWSWFNFTLMNGGSWNRSYMFSIPAVGTWWVAFDLFRAGQLAAPYRSVHLAIVVP from the coding sequence CCCGCAGACCTCTACGGGGTCTTCGCGTACACCCTCGTCGTCTCAGCCGGGCTCCTCCTTACGGGCGGCCCGAACCCGTTGGGACTCGCCTTGGTGTTCGTGATCCCCGGGTACCTCGCCATGGCCGCTCTGCTCCCTCGGGCAGACCAGGGGGACTGGACGTTGCGAATCGGGCTGAGCGTCGGACTGAGCCTCGCCTTGCTCGCCTTCCTCGGGCTCGCCCTGAACTTCACCCCGTGGGGGATCTCGTTCACGTCCGTCACACTCGCGGACCTCGGCTTGTCCGTGGGGCTCGGCCTCCTCGCGTACGGCCGACGCATGGCCGTACCGGTCGCCGAACGAATGGGAGTCGCACTCGATGGGCACGCGGCTCGCTGGAAGGAGTACAGCCTCCTCGAGAAAGGGCTCACCGTCCTCCTGGTCATCATCCTCGCGATCATGGTCCCGTTGCTCGCGGTGTCCCTGACCCAGCCCCGCCCGACTCCGAGTTTCACCGAACTCTACTTGCTCGGGCCTGCGGGCAACTTCTCCGCCTACCCGTGGGTTCTCAACGTGTCGCAGCCGGCGACCGCGGTCGTTGGGGTGTCGAACCACGAGGGAGCCTCCGTGGGCTACACGCTTCGCGTTGACCTGCTTGGCGTCCAGAAGCACTACAACGCGACCGCCGGAGTCAACGAGACCGTCGTGGTGAACCAGACCACGTGGTCGTGGTTCAATTTCACCCTCATGAACGGAGGCAGCTGGAATCGGTCCTATATGTTCTCGATCCCTGCGGTTGGAACCTGGTGGGTGGCGTTCGACCTCTTCCGTGCCGGCCAGCTTGCGGCGCCGTACCGGAGCGTCCACCTTGCGATCGTCGTCCCATAG